In one Thermaerobacter sp. PB12/4term genomic region, the following are encoded:
- a CDS encoding VWA domain-containing protein, which yields MSFDHPWILVLLVLPLAAVVGCPGPALQWPGQALGWTGPWRRRRAIASRPAGGPLLRLQAPRPGRLLRSLAMACLVLALAGPSLPLPSRGLAVAVVVDRSASMEPVLDQVTRAVDGLLSADSGTGLGGDPVQVAVISAGGEPAVERSPGPVPQPPLTWTAPAQREATDLAAALRLAAASLPSDHRRRVVLISDGQQTRGDAVAEARALAAAGAVLDTVVVNPDPRPDLAVTGLDVPATARPGRPAAVQVTLRAHQAGPARLHLLAGDQAVASRPVQLAAGDNRFVLTVTPERPGPLPLRAVIEAVPPSTSTEPANDAFTAVLQVEGARPVLVLSPHPDPPLARLLAAQGIPVESRRPAQRPSDLAGWGRYGAVILDNVPAPELGEAAMADLERFVRDLGGGLVMAGMPDTFGPGGYTGTPVERALPVHSDLRNRKNLPTVALALVIDRSGSMAGLKLQMAVEAARRVAQLLTPADRLAVVLFDSQAYVTRPLEPVRDPGEVDRAFPAAAEGGTSLGRGLAAALPLMEGVQADVRHVIALTDGVSEPFDVTGLARAFRRQGVTLSAVAIGPDADRNTLAQLAREGGGALYEAADPSQLPTLLTRDTALTSRRFIRDEPFRPVVTAAPAPGGPGAILQEVVPSQVAAPGDPGSQGGPGAPGGPEAAAGPGAPGEAGGGPQAPAGTGALLPPLGGYVLTAPRDRAEVLLASEAGDPVLGAWFYGLGRAVAWTAPTAGPGIAAWTGGAGPGGTGPFARLWANIADWLLEGAAGGSGPWQVAARATPAGTVTVTVEGSPPLSGKVRLGDAEALLIPVAAGRSEAVLPAPEPGVHPVVVEPAAGGTGTLRTVVAVPYPAEFLQTGSDPVLMETLAGLTGGRAVRLEAWDPRSALDPQGVPAPPGRWFLWPYLLLAAAVLLPADVAARRLGWTWGSFRRIPAALATLLRPGRAQQAARDLRQLGADPPGPASSLAGHPAAGAAGQQPGDAAIEPVTLSSPAPDEPAPPGRSAAAHTASGAAAQTAWQAEGTPARSGTAGTSGAPGAQPVQGSPAPAAAQDAGLARLRAARQRSRARTAERVRRHVDPSAGP from the coding sequence ATGAGCTTTGACCATCCCTGGATCCTGGTGCTTCTCGTGTTGCCCCTGGCCGCGGTCGTCGGCTGTCCCGGTCCGGCCCTGCAGTGGCCCGGTCAGGCCCTGGGGTGGACCGGGCCCTGGCGTCGGAGGCGGGCCATCGCCTCCCGCCCCGCTGGAGGGCCGCTCCTCCGGCTCCAGGCGCCGCGCCCCGGCCGGCTGCTGCGATCGCTGGCCATGGCCTGCCTCGTCCTGGCCCTGGCCGGGCCGTCCCTGCCCTTGCCCTCCCGCGGCCTGGCCGTGGCCGTGGTGGTCGACCGCTCGGCCAGCATGGAACCGGTCCTGGATCAGGTGACCCGGGCCGTCGACGGCCTCCTTTCCGCCGACTCCGGCACCGGCCTGGGGGGCGACCCGGTGCAGGTGGCGGTGATTTCCGCCGGCGGGGAGCCGGCCGTCGAGCGCTCCCCCGGCCCGGTGCCCCAGCCTCCCCTGACCTGGACGGCCCCGGCCCAGCGGGAGGCCACCGACCTGGCCGCCGCCCTGCGGCTGGCGGCAGCCAGCCTGCCCTCCGATCACCGGCGGCGGGTGGTGCTGATCTCCGACGGGCAGCAGACCCGGGGCGACGCGGTGGCCGAAGCCCGGGCCCTGGCGGCGGCCGGCGCCGTCCTGGACACGGTGGTGGTGAACCCGGACCCCCGGCCGGACCTGGCCGTCACCGGGCTCGACGTCCCGGCCACCGCCAGGCCGGGACGGCCCGCGGCCGTTCAGGTCACCCTTCGCGCCCACCAGGCCGGACCGGCCCGGCTGCATCTGCTGGCCGGCGACCAGGCCGTCGCCAGCCGCCCCGTCCAGCTGGCCGCAGGGGACAACCGGTTCGTCCTGACGGTCACCCCGGAGCGGCCGGGTCCCCTGCCGTTGCGGGCGGTGATCGAGGCGGTGCCGCCCTCCACCAGCACCGAGCCGGCCAACGATGCCTTCACTGCCGTTCTCCAGGTGGAAGGCGCCCGGCCTGTGCTGGTCTTGAGCCCCCACCCCGACCCTCCCCTGGCCCGCTTGCTGGCCGCCCAGGGAATCCCGGTGGAAAGCCGCCGGCCGGCCCAGCGGCCGTCGGACCTGGCCGGGTGGGGGCGTTACGGAGCGGTCATCCTCGACAACGTGCCCGCCCCCGAGCTGGGCGAGGCCGCCATGGCCGACCTGGAGCGGTTCGTCCGGGACCTGGGCGGAGGGCTGGTGATGGCGGGGATGCCCGACACCTTCGGCCCCGGAGGCTACACCGGCACCCCCGTGGAGCGTGCCCTGCCCGTCCACAGCGACCTGCGGAACCGGAAGAACCTGCCCACCGTGGCCCTGGCCCTGGTGATCGACCGCTCCGGAAGCATGGCCGGGCTCAAGCTGCAGATGGCCGTCGAGGCGGCCCGCCGGGTGGCGCAGCTGCTGACGCCGGCCGACCGCCTGGCGGTGGTCCTCTTCGACAGCCAGGCCTACGTCACCCGGCCCCTGGAGCCGGTCCGCGACCCCGGCGAGGTCGACCGCGCCTTCCCCGCCGCAGCAGAGGGCGGGACCAGCCTGGGCCGCGGCCTGGCAGCGGCCCTCCCCTTGATGGAGGGCGTCCAGGCCGACGTGCGCCACGTCATTGCCCTGACCGACGGCGTCTCGGAGCCCTTCGACGTGACCGGCCTGGCCCGCGCCTTCCGCCGCCAGGGCGTCACCCTTTCCGCCGTGGCCATCGGCCCGGACGCGGACCGGAACACCCTGGCCCAGCTGGCGCGGGAAGGGGGCGGGGCGCTGTACGAGGCCGCCGATCCCAGCCAGTTGCCCACCCTGCTGACCCGGGACACCGCCCTGACCTCCCGCCGCTTCATCCGCGACGAACCCTTTCGCCCGGTGGTCACCGCGGCACCGGCACCGGGCGGACCCGGGGCCATCCTGCAGGAGGTGGTGCCGTCCCAGGTTGCGGCTCCAGGAGATCCGGGGTCGCAAGGCGGTCCGGGGGCGCCGGGAGGTCCTGAGGCGGCTGCAGGTCCTGGGGCGCCCGGGGAGGCCGGCGGCGGGCCCCAGGCGCCGGCCGGAACGGGGGCCTTGCTACCGCCCCTGGGGGGCTATGTGCTCACCGCACCCCGGGACCGGGCGGAGGTGCTCCTGGCCAGCGAGGCCGGCGATCCCGTGCTGGGCGCCTGGTTCTACGGTCTCGGCCGGGCGGTGGCCTGGACGGCACCCACGGCAGGGCCCGGCATCGCTGCCTGGACCGGCGGCGCCGGACCGGGGGGAACGGGCCCCTTCGCCCGCCTGTGGGCCAACATCGCCGACTGGCTGTTGGAGGGAGCGGCGGGCGGCAGCGGCCCCTGGCAGGTTGCGGCCCGGGCCACGCCGGCCGGCACGGTGACGGTCACGGTGGAGGGCTCGCCGCCCTTGAGCGGCAAGGTCCGCCTCGGGGACGCGGAGGCGCTGCTGATCCCCGTCGCGGCGGGCCGCTCGGAAGCCGTGCTTCCTGCCCCGGAGCCCGGTGTCCACCCGGTGGTGGTGGAACCGGCAGCGGGAGGAACCGGCACCCTGCGCACCGTCGTGGCGGTGCCCTACCCGGCGGAGTTCCTCCAGACCGGAAGCGACCCCGTCTTGATGGAGACCCTGGCCGGCCTCACCGGGGGGCGGGCGGTGCGGCTGGAGGCATGGGATCCTCGCAGCGCGCTGGACCCCCAGGGCGTCCCAGCGCCGCCGGGCCGCTGGTTCTTGTGGCCGTACCTTCTCCTGGCCGCCGCCGTGCTGCTGCCGGCCGACGTGGCCGCCCGGCGCCTGGGCTGGACCTGGGGAAGCTTCAGGAGGATCCCGGCCGCCCTGGCCACCCTGCTGCGGCCAGGGCGGGCCCAGCAGGCGGCTCGTGACCTGCGCCAGCTTGGGGCAGACCCGCCGGGCCCGGCAAGCAGCCTGGCAGGGCATCCCGCCGCCGGCGCGGCGGGGCAGCAGCCAGGAGACGCGGCCATCGAGCCCGTCACCCTTTCCTCCCCTGCCCCGGACGAACCAGCCCCCCCAGGCCGGTCTGCCGCGGCGCACACCGCTTCAGGAGCCGCGGCGCAAACGGCTTGGCAGGCTGAAGGAACCCCGGCAAGGTCCGGTACCGCAGGGACTTCAGGCGCTCCGGGTGCCCAGCCCGTTCAAGGGTCTCCTGCACCCGCCGCGGCGCAGGATGCCGGCCTGGCCCGCCTTCGGGCCGCCCGCCAGCGTTCCCGGGCCCGCACGGCCGAGCGGGTGCGCAGGCACGTCGATCCCTCTGCCGGGCCATGA
- a CDS encoding MFS transporter, whose product MSVPARRSQARGSAGSWISGTPLPFLLAAAVEGMGGVAVYAYAPVFMRQALGEPRLSVPAAGLALASLATFLMAGRWGRWGDLTGRPARLVALGLAGAALALALLPLVPSSAGFIALLVATTASLSAVMPLSVAWLTLRHPDRPGEAAAALYRARSVGWAAGSFGSGWLAGRAGMAGIELSYWLAAGMALVAAAVVSGLASRAPAAAPVTGGSGQAPLLAFAAGEAGPEGPGSSPADLRRPSRPLRGAGTVTPSPLPAPLPSPAASARPVWRYPAVVAIAVAVLFTAAGNEAFFAVFGPYLTEYLHGSSGQVGWALGIASALGILIMAPVGRLADRWGPQRVFTLGILGYVVMYGLIAAFRTPLATVAAFALPLYPLTATGATGIISRTIPPERRGEGVGVYEGSAALAASVGGALGGLVADAAGLGSVPLVALALALAGTLVAWRWVAGGTGGR is encoded by the coding sequence ATGTCCGTTCCGGCTCGCCGTTCCCAAGCCCGTGGATCAGCCGGGTCGTGGATCTCCGGCACACCCCTTCCTTTCCTGCTGGCCGCAGCGGTGGAGGGGATGGGGGGCGTGGCGGTCTACGCCTACGCGCCGGTGTTCATGCGCCAGGCCCTGGGGGAACCGCGCCTCTCGGTACCGGCCGCGGGCCTCGCCCTGGCCTCTCTGGCGACCTTCTTGATGGCCGGGCGCTGGGGGCGCTGGGGGGACCTGACGGGCCGGCCCGCGCGGCTGGTGGCCCTGGGACTGGCGGGCGCCGCCCTGGCCCTGGCCCTGCTGCCCTTGGTGCCGTCGTCGGCGGGGTTCATTGCCCTTCTGGTCGCCACCACCGCCTCCCTGTCCGCCGTGATGCCCCTGTCCGTCGCCTGGCTGACCCTGCGCCATCCCGACCGGCCAGGCGAGGCCGCGGCCGCCCTCTACCGGGCCCGGTCCGTGGGCTGGGCAGCCGGCAGCTTCGGCAGCGGCTGGCTGGCCGGCCGGGCCGGCATGGCGGGGATCGAGCTGTCCTACTGGCTGGCCGCGGGGATGGCCCTGGTGGCCGCGGCCGTGGTCAGCGGGCTGGCCTCCCGGGCCCCGGCAGCGGCGCCGGTCACCGGCGGCAGCGGCCAGGCGCCTCTCCTGGCCTTCGCCGCGGGCGAGGCCGGGCCGGAAGGGCCGGGTTCGTCCCCGGCCGACCTGCGCCGGCCTTCCCGGCCGCTGCGGGGCGCCGGCACCGTCACGCCTTCCCCGCTGCCGGCTCCGCTCCCCTCGCCGGCGGCCTCCGCGCGGCCGGTGTGGCGCTACCCCGCGGTGGTGGCCATCGCCGTGGCGGTGCTCTTTACCGCCGCGGGCAACGAGGCGTTCTTTGCCGTCTTCGGGCCGTATCTCACCGAATACCTGCACGGAAGCAGCGGCCAGGTGGGATGGGCCCTGGGGATCGCCAGCGCCCTGGGCATCCTCATCATGGCGCCGGTGGGGCGGCTGGCCGACCGCTGGGGACCGCAGCGGGTCTTCACCCTGGGCATTCTCGGGTATGTGGTGATGTACGGCTTGATCGCCGCCTTCCGCACCCCGCTGGCCACGGTGGCGGCCTTTGCCCTTCCCCTTTACCCTTTGACCGCGACCGGCGCCACCGGCATCATCAGCCGGACCATCCCCCCGGAGCGGCGGGGCGAGGGTGTGGGGGTCTACGAGGGAAGCGCGGCCCTGGCCGCATCGGTGGGAGGGGCCCTGGGCGGGCTGGTGGCCGACGCGGCCGGGCTCGGCAGCGTGCCGCTGGTGGCCCTGGCCCTGGCGCTGGCCGGCACCCTGGTGGCCTGGCGCTGGGTCGCCGGTGGAACGGGCGGGCGGTGA
- a CDS encoding ABC transporter ATP-binding protein → MVIPSGTPAAARGVELYGVSKSFDGGTTWAVRQLTWRVEPGRITGLLGPNGAGKTTTLRVIAGILPPDAGTVRVDGINLAQRPLDAKRRIGLVPDGAALYDRMKGTEFLRFLADVYGVPDDERTRRMEELGRRLGIGSWVRDPIASYSTGMRQRLLLVGSLLHDPAVWILDEPMTGLDPDAQRGLKDLMAERRARGGTVLLTTHLLDVAERLCDRVAILHRGRLLAEGSPAALRRRFLRDPGDEPARRDAGPPRHTAAPRDAAPPRDAAAGPGATAPARTGAMEGTTAAPRQAGALGTADLEAVFLLLTRESETGGGDGTAAPAVGPEPGDGSPSAPGPGDGRRGGHGGDGPAGRGQP, encoded by the coding sequence ATGGTCATCCCCTCTGGAACGCCGGCCGCCGCTCGCGGTGTCGAACTCTACGGCGTCAGCAAGAGCTTCGACGGCGGCACCACCTGGGCCGTGCGCCAGCTCACCTGGCGGGTCGAACCCGGCCGGATCACCGGCCTGCTGGGCCCCAACGGCGCCGGCAAGACCACCACCCTGCGGGTGATCGCGGGGATCCTGCCTCCCGACGCCGGGACCGTCCGGGTCGACGGCATCAACCTCGCCCAACGGCCCCTGGATGCCAAGCGGCGCATCGGGCTGGTGCCCGACGGCGCCGCCCTGTACGACCGGATGAAGGGGACCGAGTTCCTGCGCTTCCTCGCGGACGTGTACGGCGTCCCGGACGACGAGCGGACCCGGCGCATGGAGGAGCTGGGCCGCCGCCTGGGGATCGGGAGCTGGGTCCGCGACCCCATCGCCAGCTATTCCACGGGCATGCGGCAGCGGCTGCTCCTCGTGGGTTCCCTGCTGCACGACCCGGCAGTGTGGATCCTCGACGAGCCGATGACCGGTCTCGACCCCGACGCGCAGCGGGGCCTCAAGGACCTGATGGCCGAACGCCGCGCCCGCGGGGGGACCGTCTTGCTCACCACCCACCTGCTGGACGTGGCCGAGCGGCTCTGCGACCGGGTGGCCATCCTGCACCGGGGACGGCTCCTGGCCGAGGGCTCACCGGCCGCGCTGCGCCGCCGGTTCCTGCGGGATCCGGGGGACGAACCGGCCCGCCGCGACGCCGGCCCTCCCCGGCACACCGCCGCTCCCCGCGACGCCGCCCCTCCCCGGGACGCCGCCGCCGGCCCCGGCGCCACGGCCCCGGCCCGCACCGGGGCCATGGAGGGGACGACTGCGGCGCCCCGGCAGGCCGGGGCGCTGGGAACGGCCGATCTGGAGGCCGTGTTCCTCCTTCTGACCCGGGAGTCGGAGACGGGCGGCGGCGATGGGACGGCCGCACCGGCGGTCGGCCCCGAACCCGGGGACGGGTCCCCGTCCGCCCCGGGGCCGGGGGACGGGCGCCGGGGCGGGCACGGCGGAGACGGGCCCGCCGGCAGGGGGCAACCCTGA
- a CDS encoding RsmB/NOP family class I SAM-dependent RNA methyltransferase — translation MFERYRTIIDDWEAFQAALARPQPATLRVNRLKADPGALRARLEERGFRLEPYDWYPDLWRVVEEPFSPALTLEHWLGWFYLQEAAAAVPVLALDPRPGEAVLDLSAAPGGKSTQMAERMDGRGMVVANDPDPRRLAALAHNLQRLGVTMAVVTRADGRQYPGGVAFDRVLVDAPCSAEGNARRSARAREGAGRHQRRRLPAVQQALLRRGLALARPGGVVVYSTCTFAPEENEAVVDQILREAEGAVRLEPLPPGLPGTAGVTAWEGRRFRPELELCRRIYPHHLDSGGMFVARLRKEGPVPWEEPGGPGAGPPGGAGAGSGSGGVGWLEASASLREQVVAWCRQEFGLDEGVLAGLYAYASEGQGIWLASLPRIPGWEERWSVGLRLVRAHGATWKPTSVGLVQWGSAATRNVVDLEQDALRALLEGRQVTPPHGAPLERRGWVVLRYRGYAVGCGFWDGERLRSALPQERAGELLSILAREGAGAGEHQGAGNGRGPR, via the coding sequence ATGTTCGAACGCTACCGCACCATCATCGACGACTGGGAAGCTTTCCAGGCGGCTCTGGCCCGGCCCCAGCCGGCTACGCTCAGGGTCAACCGCCTCAAGGCGGATCCCGGCGCGCTGCGCGCCCGTCTGGAAGAACGCGGCTTCCGCCTCGAGCCCTACGACTGGTATCCGGATCTGTGGCGGGTGGTGGAGGAACCGTTCTCGCCCGCCCTGACCCTGGAGCACTGGCTGGGCTGGTTCTACCTCCAGGAGGCGGCGGCGGCCGTGCCTGTCCTGGCCCTGGACCCCCGGCCGGGGGAGGCGGTGCTGGATCTGAGCGCCGCACCGGGCGGCAAGTCGACCCAGATGGCCGAGCGCATGGACGGCCGGGGCATGGTGGTGGCCAACGACCCCGACCCGCGCCGCCTGGCGGCGCTGGCCCACAACCTCCAGCGCCTGGGGGTCACCATGGCCGTGGTGACCCGGGCCGACGGCCGCCAGTACCCCGGCGGGGTGGCCTTCGACCGGGTGCTGGTCGACGCCCCCTGCTCGGCCGAAGGCAACGCCCGGCGCAGCGCCCGGGCCCGGGAGGGGGCCGGCCGGCACCAGCGGCGCCGGCTGCCGGCCGTCCAGCAGGCCCTGCTCCGGCGGGGCCTGGCGCTGGCCCGGCCGGGTGGCGTGGTGGTGTATTCCACCTGCACCTTCGCGCCGGAGGAGAACGAGGCCGTGGTCGACCAGATCCTGCGGGAGGCGGAGGGGGCCGTGCGACTGGAGCCCCTGCCGCCGGGCCTGCCCGGAACGGCCGGGGTGACCGCCTGGGAGGGGCGGCGCTTCCGGCCCGAATTGGAGCTCTGCCGGCGGATCTACCCCCATCACCTGGACTCCGGCGGAATGTTCGTGGCCCGGCTGCGCAAGGAAGGTCCCGTCCCGTGGGAAGAACCCGGCGGCCCCGGGGCCGGCCCGCCGGGCGGTGCCGGCGCTGGTTCCGGCTCAGGCGGGGTGGGGTGGCTGGAGGCCAGCGCCAGCCTGCGGGAGCAGGTGGTGGCCTGGTGCCGGCAGGAGTTCGGCCTGGACGAGGGGGTGCTTGCCGGCCTTTACGCCTATGCCAGCGAGGGGCAGGGGATCTGGCTGGCGTCGCTGCCCCGCATTCCGGGCTGGGAGGAGCGGTGGTCGGTGGGGCTTCGGCTGGTCCGGGCCCACGGGGCCACCTGGAAGCCCACCAGCGTTGGCCTCGTGCAGTGGGGTTCAGCGGCCACGCGGAATGTGGTCGACCTGGAGCAGGACGCCTTGCGGGCGCTTCTGGAAGGCCGGCAGGTGACGCCGCCGCACGGAGCGCCGCTGGAGAGGCGGGGGTGGGTCGTCCTCCGTTACCGGGGCTACGCCGTGGGGTGCGGGTTCTGGGACGGCGAGCGCCTGCGCTCCGCGCTGCCCCAGGAACGGGCGGGGGAACTGCTCAGCATTCTGGCCCGCGAGGGTGCCGGAGCGGGGGAGCACCAGGGAGCGGGGAACGGACGGGGTCCGCGCTAA
- a CDS encoding BatA domain-containing protein, producing the protein MPGAAGSIFLTTGWGWLGPFLALLGAGLIVLLYMLRRRPRIRPVPSTLLWQQVVRDQVARRPWQRLRSRLSLWLELLAALALALTLARPALPGGTVPAPGVVWVLDATASMGVEGRWQEAIALLRDDLRRTGPGFRGALLWAGPVPGWLAEPGATAADIGSALDRLAASPSGPAGGTTDWGTVLALAYGAAGALPQGSPVRVVTDGTDPALARELAEPPPASQHPLEVVVTGEPVENTAILAVHLPGPGRGNGPGNDLGNGLASRDPAGSTELTVTLVHYGRQPATVTVVVEPAPRDSDSPGAGGGSPDWPDPREGAAGPQSGGAGGSASPGHTGSSPGSPGASGTVPDGPGASRTGPGASTGSGEHVTAAGSSGDVPPRTVALQPGRPLQVTFSVPGGAPFYRVAVVPGDAYPTDDVAWAIPEASPTVHIGLLAPGEAALIHRALALRPGAQVVRLVPPGTGTTGGTGEGPPPSGPRPAGGEPAHSGEGSAAGQPVPPEGGPAGAGGNGGAGPPVPPEGSPAAGTEGSEPGAAAGAAPGTEAAAALPLEAVAGLDLLVVVGLPLPPGLPESLPVIWIDPPGPSFQPRSLTVAPGGDAARLLGLVPLEGVTLLSAQALEPARGERGPGEVPLLLGDGRPIATYRPPAPGRGGRAVLGFDPYQGTLLLRPAWPLLVQSLVADLAPGGLGAPPHQRAGQVLALAPSPWLTAVTVLSPSGRPVLPGVLDEPGLYRITARPVAPATGGSGGDQAAEATVEAALWVQPDPGESLAVAEGPRVGTGRVPRPQPGRGADTAVGRQGSDTQAAAPAPGDDPSGPGALPSPGPLAGHPAWRWAVWLALAGLAAGTWVVRHEL; encoded by the coding sequence GTGCCGGGTGCGGCCGGCAGCATCTTTCTCACCACGGGCTGGGGCTGGCTCGGGCCCTTTCTGGCCCTTCTGGGAGCTGGCCTCATCGTGCTGCTTTACATGCTGCGCCGCCGGCCCCGGATCCGGCCCGTGCCTTCCACCCTGCTCTGGCAGCAGGTGGTGCGGGATCAGGTGGCCCGCCGGCCCTGGCAGCGGCTGCGGTCCCGCCTCTCCCTCTGGCTTGAGCTTCTGGCCGCCCTGGCCCTGGCCCTGACGCTGGCGCGGCCCGCCCTGCCGGGCGGCACGGTGCCGGCCCCCGGGGTGGTCTGGGTCCTCGATGCCACGGCCAGCATGGGCGTCGAAGGGCGGTGGCAGGAGGCCATCGCCCTCCTCCGCGACGATCTCCGCCGCACCGGCCCGGGGTTTCGGGGCGCGTTGCTCTGGGCCGGCCCGGTACCCGGCTGGCTGGCGGAGCCGGGAGCGACGGCGGCGGACATCGGCTCCGCCCTGGACCGGCTGGCCGCCTCCCCCTCGGGCCCGGCGGGAGGCACCACCGACTGGGGAACGGTCCTGGCCCTGGCCTACGGGGCGGCGGGGGCTCTGCCTCAAGGCAGCCCCGTGCGGGTCGTCACCGACGGCACCGACCCCGCCCTGGCCCGGGAGCTGGCAGAGCCTCCCCCGGCGTCCCAGCATCCCCTGGAGGTGGTGGTGACCGGCGAGCCGGTGGAAAACACGGCCATCCTGGCGGTGCACCTGCCGGGGCCGGGCCGGGGGAACGGCCCCGGGAACGACCTGGGGAACGGCCTGGCATCTCGAGACCCTGCCGGCAGCACCGAGCTCACCGTCACCCTGGTCCACTACGGCCGCCAGCCCGCCACCGTCACGGTGGTGGTCGAACCGGCCCCCCGCGACTCGGACTCGCCAGGCGCCGGCGGGGGGAGCCCGGACTGGCCAGATCCTCGCGAAGGTGCCGCGGGCCCGCAAAGCGGTGGCGCCGGCGGCTCGGCTTCGCCAGGCCACACCGGGAGCAGCCCGGGCTCGCCAGGCGCCAGCGGAACCGTGCCGGACGGGCCCGGCGCCAGCCGGACCGGCCCGGGAGCCTCCACTGGCTCCGGGGAGCACGTCACCGCGGCCGGTTCGTCCGGCGACGTCCCGCCGCGCACCGTCGCCTTGCAGCCCGGCCGGCCCCTGCAGGTGACCTTCAGCGTCCCCGGTGGCGCCCCCTTTTACCGGGTGGCCGTGGTTCCCGGCGATGCCTACCCCACCGACGATGTCGCCTGGGCGATCCCCGAAGCCTCGCCCACGGTGCACATCGGCCTTCTGGCCCCGGGCGAGGCGGCCCTGATCCACCGGGCCCTGGCACTGCGACCGGGCGCCCAGGTGGTCCGGCTCGTCCCCCCGGGCACGGGCACAACCGGCGGAACCGGGGAAGGGCCTCCTCCTTCCGGGCCACGGCCGGCCGGGGGCGAACCCGCTCATTCCGGCGAAGGCTCCGCTGCGGGCCAACCTGTTCCCCCCGAGGGCGGCCCGGCGGGTGCAGGCGGAAACGGAGGCGCGGGGCCACCCGTGCCCCCCGAGGGCAGCCCGGCGGCGGGTACGGAAGGAAGCGAACCCGGGGCCGCAGCAGGTGCCGCGCCCGGCACGGAAGCCGCTGCGGCCCTTCCCCTCGAGGCCGTGGCCGGGCTGGATCTGCTGGTGGTGGTGGGCCTGCCGCTGCCGCCCGGTCTTCCCGAAAGCTTGCCCGTGATCTGGATCGACCCGCCGGGCCCCTCCTTCCAGCCCCGCTCGCTGACGGTGGCTCCGGGGGGCGACGCCGCCCGGCTCCTTGGCCTGGTGCCGCTGGAAGGGGTGACCCTCCTCTCCGCCCAGGCCCTCGAGCCGGCCCGGGGCGAGCGGGGACCCGGGGAGGTCCCGCTGCTGCTGGGCGACGGCCGGCCCATCGCGACCTACCGTCCCCCCGCCCCCGGCCGGGGCGGCCGGGCCGTCCTGGGCTTCGATCCCTACCAGGGGACGCTGCTGCTCCGGCCGGCGTGGCCGCTTCTGGTCCAGTCCCTGGTGGCTGACCTGGCGCCGGGCGGGCTGGGTGCCCCGCCCCACCAGCGGGCCGGCCAGGTGCTGGCCCTGGCCCCTTCGCCCTGGCTCACGGCGGTGACCGTGCTGTCCCCTTCCGGCCGGCCCGTCCTCCCGGGCGTGCTGGACGAACCCGGCCTCTACCGCATCACCGCCCGGCCGGTGGCACCCGCCACCGGCGGTTCCGGCGGCGATCAAGCGGCGGAGGCGACCGTGGAGGCGGCCCTCTGGGTCCAGCCCGACCCCGGGGAGTCGCTGGCGGTGGCCGAAGGACCCCGGGTGGGCACGGGCCGCGTCCCCCGACCCCAGCCCGGCCGGGGGGCGGACACCGCGGTAGGACGGCAGGGAAGCGATACCCAGGCGGCCGCCCCGGCACCCGGGGACGACCCATCCGGCCCGGGTGCACTCCCCTCTCCCGGCCCCCTGGCCGGTCATCCGGCCTGGCGGTGGGCGGTCTGGCTGGCCCTGGCGGGCCTGGCCGCCGGGACGTGGGTGGTGCGGCATGAGCTTTGA
- a CDS encoding DUF58 domain-containing protein: MTAPNLDRWLERPLVPLLERLQLLGQAAAPQAWSGRYRARSKGRSLEYAGFREYAPGDDPRTLDWQALARLDRPYVREYQAERERAVTLLVDGSASMVAGDKGDTALELAAALGYCALHHGDRLEVVLLEGPRALALGGGRGRAARHRLAVALAAAADRMAGQRAARFLQSGRPAGDREGTRARTGQEVPGEPTAARAAGGGPPVTTALRAALQRWQAGPGGEQAHPGAPARPAWGPPRRGSLAILISDLLDPGGIDSPAYCRQVAALLAAAGQGALIHLLDLDDRVPPPGEWTLVDAETGTTVEVTVDESLLARYRQAVARWAEGWRRACHAQQVLYVAVPAPAPARTLIAGHLVPAGLLG; this comes from the coding sequence ATGACCGCGCCCAACCTGGACCGCTGGCTTGAGCGCCCGCTGGTGCCCCTGCTGGAGCGGCTCCAGCTGCTGGGCCAGGCCGCCGCTCCCCAGGCATGGTCGGGGCGGTACCGCGCCCGGTCCAAGGGGCGCTCGCTGGAGTACGCCGGCTTCCGGGAGTACGCGCCGGGGGACGACCCCCGCACCCTGGACTGGCAGGCCCTGGCCCGGCTGGACCGGCCCTACGTCCGGGAGTACCAGGCCGAGCGGGAGCGGGCCGTCACCCTGCTGGTCGACGGGTCCGCCTCCATGGTGGCTGGCGACAAGGGAGACACGGCCCTCGAGCTGGCCGCAGCCCTGGGGTATTGCGCCCTGCACCACGGCGACCGCCTGGAGGTGGTGCTCCTGGAGGGCCCTCGGGCCCTGGCCCTGGGCGGCGGGCGGGGGCGGGCCGCCCGCCACCGGCTGGCGGTGGCCCTGGCGGCGGCAGCCGATCGGATGGCCGGGCAGCGGGCGGCCAGGTTCCTCCAGAGCGGGCGGCCGGCTGGGGACCGGGAGGGCACGCGTGCACGCACCGGGCAGGAGGTGCCCGGGGAACCCACGGCAGCCCGGGCGGCCGGCGGTGGCCCGCCGGTGACCACCGCCCTGCGGGCGGCCTTGCAACGCTGGCAGGCGGGGCCCGGGGGAGAGCAGGCCCATCCCGGGGCCCCGGCACGGCCGGCCTGGGGCCCGCCGCGGCGCGGTAGCCTGGCCATCCTGATCAGCGACCTGCTGGACCCCGGCGGTATCGACAGCCCGGCTTACTGCCGTCAGGTGGCCGCCCTGCTGGCCGCGGCAGGCCAGGGCGCCCTGATCCACCTGCTGGACCTTGACGACCGCGTCCCGCCGCCGGGCGAGTGGACCCTGGTGGACGCGGAAACGGGCACCACCGTCGAGGTCACCGTGGACGAAAGCCTGCTGGCCCGCTACCGGCAGGCCGTCGCCCGGTGGGCGGAGGGCTGGCGCCGGGCCTGCCACGCCCAGCAGGTGCTCTACGTGGCGGTGCCGGCTCCGGCCCCCGCCCGTACCTTGATCGCCGGGCACCTGGTTCCGGCGGGGCTCCTCGGTTGA